The genomic interval TCCAACATTAAGATACGCAATCCTCTGCAGCAACTTCATTCTTGGGCTAGCAAGGAAGGCATTGTTACGGGAAAAGAAAATCTCAACAGAACCAGTAGCCCAACGCAGGACTTGGTGAAGCCTATCAGTGAGATTGATTGGAGCAGTTCCACGGAAAGCATCTCGCTTGGTCACACAATAAACTGATTTCCATCCTCTGTTGTGCATTCTATACCCAGTGACCACATCCTCAGTAACAGACCCATAAATCCACCCAACACGGTGTCCCCACTCAGTCTTGTCCTCATACCAGCATGAAATGACACTGATTGCCTCTGCAACAGTTGAGGCATCAAGAAGTTCACGAGGAATAGTGAGAGCACCAGGTGGGCGCCCATTCTTCACAGCTGGGTGATCAGCAAGGGGACGACCTTGAAACTCGGCAATTGGAATTGAATCAATGAGAAATGTCGAGTTCCCAAACCTCTTAGGAAGCAGGGAGAGATTCATTTCCTCATCATCAGAATCGCCCATTCTCAGAGCATGGTTTTCCTCAGGAGTGTGTGCCATTGAGGAATGCTTGTTGTTACGACCAAAAAAGCAGCAACTGCAGCAACCAGGATGGTGTTCTTTTGATCGAGGTGGGTCAAAGCCATAAAGGGCAACCCTTCGAAAGAGACATCCAGTTCCAACATAGACAGGGCCCATAAGACCATCGAGGGCTCGCATGTTCACATCAAAGAAAACGGTATTGTGATTGGCATATCGATCAGAAGGGTCAATACCCTCAAACCTCTGAGGGAACTGGACATAACAAATGCGGTCACCTCCTCGATCCATCATAAAGCACATGCCTTCCCTCATTGCCTGAGAGTTGTAGATATAGTGATCACAGTCAAGGTTCAGGATGAATGGGCCATTGGACATAATTGCAGATGCCCGAACCAGGGCATTCATGGCACCTGCCTTCTTATTGTGATCATAGCCTGGGCGCTTCTCACGAGAAACATAAACAAGCAATGGGAGACGAATATCAACATCAGTGAGATCAATGGGCCCATCATCAGCAGTTCCATATAATGGTTCATCACTGGGAGGTTTCAACATCACCTGtgcaaacaaaaattaagaaatgaaaaggaaaatatcaGCATCACATTGTCAGCTTATCTCGACTTCACTTTTCCCCTAAATGAAGAACCTCTTAAAACTCATTATTACCAATTTAAAGCACAACAAAGGGTgaaaatatgttcatacaatCTACTAgttgaaaatgtgaaaatcttttaataataataaataccTGTATTATACCAGCATGGTCACCCCGGGAGTGCTCAGATGCTGCATTCAACCAAGTTCCTGGCCAATGAGTGCCATCAGCCATCCATGTTGCTTTTGGAATCTTCACACTCTCTACAGGTTCATCTTCCCTATTCTGTCTCTGAAGCTTCATTGCCTTGATTTCCTCCCTTGCGTGATAGGCATCGGACCTACGGCGGATGGAGTCTGGCAAACTATTTATACGGACCTTGAATTCATCATACTCACGTTTAACTCGTCGACGGTCCTTGACAAAATCTGGTTTGACTTTATTCTTGTAAGGATCCCTCTTCAGATTGAAGTAAGATTCTGGATTCCTGGGTTCAATACCATGTTTACGGCAAAATGGAACCCAAATATTAGCAAAACTTGCTGCTTCTGCCATGGCCTCGAATGTTAAAAGTGCTCCTCCATCATCAGAAACATAACAAGCAAGTTTTTCAACTGGGTAATCTGCAGCTAGAATCGACAAGATAGTGTTTGCAGTGACAAGAGGTGGTTCTTTCTCTGGATCTGCAGTAGAGACAAAGACATCTATGCCTGGCAGGTCAGATTTTCCAGTAGGGTTGCTAGGGCTTGGTGTTTCGAATTTGTCCTTCAACACATTAAGATCTGTAGCACGATTGATTGGGCAGAGCTTGGGCAGTTGGTCAAGAAGCCATGAAAAAGCAAACCAAATTTCACAAACCACAGACATTCCCCATAGCCAAATTGCATCATTGTTTGGATGGTTGATCCTCCAAGCCAAAAACAATGCAAGAACAACAACTCTcaaaaaaattagaagccTGAAAGCATACATGACACAGAAATCAAAGTTAGTGAATGATAAAAATCATAATGTTACCAACAACGAAGACATGAATGCATGCAATGCATATGAAAAACTCTTCAGTAGAAATGGAAATGTTCCATGACTTGTTAAAGAAAACTAAGATGAACTATTGCAACAAGTAAAAGGTTCCAATGAACTGGTTGGTATAGTGTCTAGGAAGTCTGTCAGTGACCTGGACTCTATTCTGTTTCTCTAAGCACTACTGCATGATTATACATATGTTGTGCACGAATACGTATTATTAATTCATCTTTTAATTTACAGTTTTGAAGCAGATAaaagagatttttttaatttacaagcaatttaataataagaaaattaggaaataaacataaagttaaaagaatatcatatattatataaattcaCTTTTGACagaattcttttccatttacCAGCTATAACTACATAATTTTAACCTCATAAATCAGCAGAGCCACTCATATGCaggtttatttttaaaaaaataaaaaacaaagaaaggttAAAGGTAAATGAAACAAAGAGGAGAAACAGGATTAACATAATTTTCACCTTCCTAGGTTTATCAATATGTTGTGCAATCATGTTAAGCTACTGTGCATATGCATGTCATTTAGCAGGGTACTTTCCATTCCTGTCCTAGCTTGGACAGAAATGTGGCAGTACAAAACCTTAAACCTTCAAATGTGTAATTGCCATAgtaaaatctaaaaacataTAGAAGAAATATAACATTATGAACAATCCAGCAATGAGAACTATACCGATATGGGCTGAGAACAGCTGCCggtatttttaatttcctaGTAAGTGGCCTCCATGGTTTGCTTATCAACTCTTGCGGCTCAACAACTTCATCATTGTTTCCATTTCCTAGATTACCATCCTTTGGCCATATAGCATTGCCATAACCATAAGTCCCTCTAGTCTCAAACAGCCAACGATTGTGATCAAAATCTCCCGTTTGACTCCTCATCAGCACTGACTTAGTTGACTTCATTAAGGACAACCTCCTCTCCATTTTGGACATCGTCCCAGGTGGAGGAAGTGGAAGTGGCCTGGCATTATTATCCACAGCTGTTTCATCCAGATCTGTGTTCTTATATGGCTCCTTACATCCAGGGCACATTCCACCCCCTGTTTTAACTGCATCAATATAACAATCCcgacaaattttgaaatcacACTCACAAGGGAGAATATCTGCACCACGTTCATCACTCATCACCTTTGCATCACACCCAGGGATTGCACATGAAGATCCTTTTGCACCAGCCATCTGGGGATGGTTCGCTTCAGACTCAATCACCTTGTCCATGAGATGAGCTCTTGTAACACTATTGAATCCACCAGTAAAAAGTGAATTCGATACATATTGCTCTTCAACCTTTTGAGAAATAGAAGGGTCCATGGGTTGGTTGTCAGGGGTGGGTGGTATATGCACTGTATAGTTCATGAAATCACTACTACCAAGTTCACTATCAAGATCATCCCTTGAATAGCTCACATAACGACCCGAGGAAGTTCTCCGGCCAAATGTCACAGTTGGAGGTATTGGAGGCTTATGTGACTCTGCTGCATCAGAGGAAATTGATAAAGATGATCGGCTCCCTTTGAAAGACTTTGATGCCATTTTTGAGCACTACCAGAGAATTATCCTTAGATCCCTTGGTCCTGAATTTCCATAACACAAGAAAATATCATCAGGAGAAGCACTACTAAAGATTTCGCAACAGACAATCAAGCattgtaaaagaaattatatacCGAAAACTACAATCTGATCCTCTATTTGATTGTCAATATCAACAGGAAAGCAAACTTAAAAACCACCAATGATTTGGAGATTTGAACAGTAGATAGtaaagatatataaattatatgacTAACTTCAAATTAGTTCAACATCAGCAAATAAAAAACGAAGAACTCGCTATACAGTAGCAGATCGTTACTTAACTGTCGAACAAGATTTTTAGCTGCCAAGAAAAAGTAACTACAATAAGGACTTGACTTAGTTGGGTAGACTGTTTTCGCTCAGCACGATAATGCAAGAACTTTCCCTCGGTCTCCTACAGTTTCTTagcaaccaaacaaaaaaTCTTCGCTTTCTTCTACACCACTAAAAACATCTCACACAGCACCAAATCTAATAGACactcaaagaaaaaaaggaagcaaACAAAGATAAATCAATATACCTCAAAACCAAATCTAAACTTCAACCCCACAAAAAATCCAAGCAAAATACACTAAGTAGACAAAAGGGTACCTCTGAATattcaaatcaaaaaataCGCTTTGTCCAAAACCTCATATTTTCCCTCTGTTTCTCCCACATTGCCCCATCAACCAAACAAAAGACCCCAGAGACCCAATATACCTTTAAGGAAGAAATGATCAAAACATATctaaaacaaatcaaaatacaGATCTTAGACTTAGCATTAGAAAAACCACCACAATAAAAAGCTCACCTTTTTGTTCCTGTCTACTTTAAAAACCTGATGAAGTctttaaaaggattttttttattagatcCCTTTGTCCAATATTGACAAAGCCTTGTTTGCGGACCTCTTAGAAATCTGAACAATTCAAATTCCTTTTGCCGGTCTCCAACTGTTGTCTATTAAAACTTgtaagaaaagagagagagacagagagacagagagactAGGTCGTGAGAAGCAAAAACTACAAGCACTAAGACATCACGATTGTTGGACTTTATAGTTATttaatgttatataaaaagaaaaacacgcCATGTTTCTGCATATAGCTTTGCTGAGTTGGGTTTTGGAAAGAGAAGTTTCTGTGTAATGGGGTTCTCTGAGAAGTGGTGaagtgaagaagaagagaacgTGTGAAAAGTTTAATAAAACTATGAGTTGGTCTTTTGTTGGATGGCCGGCTactgaaaatataaaagactGCCCCTGACCGGCTCtctatttttatgagattgggatttggttttcctttttcttactCGGGGGCAGGTTTTAGGTGTTGATTTTGGACAAGATGGAGAAAAATTTGGGTTGCTTTCTTATCACCCAAAGCAGAAGAAAAAGACTCGTTAGTCATTAAAGAGGATGATTGGCTTTTGGATTAGATTAAGAGGGAAGGGTTTTATGGGAATTTTGAAGCAAGAATGAGAAAGACAAGATTCAAGGGTATCAAAAGAGATGAAAAGTTTTTGTATAACGTGAAGGAATATACAATCCCAAAAGTTCATGTGGCCAAGCTGACATTTCCAtcatactttgtttgatttattttgtcaTGAGGTcgattttgttttcttttaagagaaaaaggggaaaacaGAATGTTAAAAGGAGGAGAAGATGAGCATGAATATGGGGTCATAATACATGATTGGGATCATGGTGAAATCAAATGGTACATGAAAAATCTTTTTGGTTTATAATTCTTTGCTTAGTGAAATGACTTTATCCATTGCAGTAACACCAACCTTGGGTGGAACTTGATGATGTAAAAGATTCATGTGACTTCCCATGATGAATTATAATGCAGTGTTGAAGTGCATTAATTTACTTAGAAGATATTCAAATTTGACTTCCCTAACcctaaatatttgattttgactCAAATTATTACtaagttcaaataaaatttgaataacccttaatttgagattaacatgaaaaaccctactacaaaaaaaaaaggaagttcttatgttgatttttattattttagaaaatttgcAAACAATATTGTTAATAATTCAATgttattttagaaaattttataaaatttgcaTCCAATATTGTTAATAATTCAATGTCTTTGCTTTATCTTTTGGTTGGCCAATTGGTACTGGCATTAAGGTGTTATTATACTTGGATTAAAATTGGATAATTCCAATGAATTAGACTTgctatgaaaaataattattaacaaaatgaagaagaagaagcagctGAGTAAACCCTTGAATCGTGGCCTCTTGGTGTAAACGTGTTGACGTGTCAAATGCTAGTTGTTATTTAGCTGTACTCCTTTGCAAGATTTAGCAATCCTCTACGAATGTAAACAATGATACTAACTGCAATCGTTTTCCACTGGCCTCTAAAAAACTGCCAGTTGTTCCCTTTCTGTTTTTATGATTGGTTCTTTATTGGGAAATGTATTTGTAGTTCCTTTGGTACTTTTGGGTTCCTGAAATGCCCTTATGTAATTATTTGGGGTTTAATGATGGATTTCCAAAACAGCCAATGGGTTATGACTGATTTACAGAAGTGCCATTGAAATATCTGAATGCGTAAAGAGCGGAATGATTAGCGAGTGCCCGTCTGTCTCGTCTGCTCTATTCGCTATGGACATTCCTCCCAAGAATGTCAGTTTCACATTCCTTATGGCGCGTATCAACTAATCTCTTTGACTgtcttaatatttttatttagttttcatGTTCATGGATTATGTAGGATCACGTTCAACCCGATCTAATTAGCCCACCATTttatacatttaaaaaaaaaaagtcagtgtttattatgtattaatttttaattaaatatttaaatgtttttaatttattttaaataaatttaaaatacataaaattttattacttatttatataatgatattttaaagacataatccttaaaaaaaactctaaactatttattaaaataaaattttattttttattatttttaattaaatttttatatttttattttaaattaaataaatttttatggttgacggttgattaattattattaattaaatcataatgtgttgttttcaaaaacgtaatattaacataacatattaACATGTCATAATAAATGATAACGTGGCATGTTTATGTGTCATAATAGTATTATCACATGGCATATTCACTATTCAcatcaacattatacaaacataaaaataataagtggatttttattaatgataatttataaataattttatttaatctaaataaaaatataaaaaaattataattaagaaataaggGATTTGAACTCTGCTCTTAAGACAAAGAGATTATACACCAACTAATAAGCTAAATGCTCGAgtgtaaataaaaatataaaaacttaattaaatataatataaataaaacttttttaaatattttttaaacaattcaaaatactttttaaagtattatacttattttaaaattcaatttaatcaaGTCAACTCAAATCAATCCAGAAGGGTTGGTTTAGACAAATGGTCCGACCCTTATAACACCAATATGGCTCAATTTATGAGTTTCTAAttgttttgtttatataaaaaatctttGGAAACATTAACTTAACCTGTTGGTTGTATAGGGCCTCACTGAAATTTATCATGATGTACGAAAGTGAAAACTATATGTATCAAGGGTATTGGGCAAAATACAAATTAAGTATCATAGGTAAGAATAGATttagaatatttatttaatgagATATAGTACTTCTAAAATTTATTACTAGttattttctataattttataataaaatagaaaaataagttaaattaaatttcatcgattttgattcaaaatactCATTATATTAACAAAGGTGATTATTTTACTTCTATATGCAATCGTTATAATAATAGCGGTAATactttttttaacaaatttactcatacatttgttttatttataaacctcaaaactaaaaacaaaatattaagaaaaaagtgaaaatcatttatttttattaaattttttatttatttttattaaataagtggaaaacaaattttcctttcaagttcaaataaaaaaaaagtataaacaaAAAGCATGTGTTGCACTCAATCAATGTTGCCAATTCAACATCATCACATGAGGCCCACAAGTTGAATTAACTTTCAGACTTGTGAGACcaaaaaaagagattaaacTAGTCCATTACCTATTAACTATTAATAGaaatacaaattaattttgaaacgatgattttatttaattaatcttaataaataatattatattatataatttactgagtctgaatttgagaaatataaTAAGAATCGATTTGATACGTAAGGTTGGGAATCAATTATGGTCGGTCAGTACGTTTCAATTTCGTGTTTGAGCTTGagcaaaattttattaacttGTGAAGAAATTAACTGAGCTAttgtttaatatataatatagaatCCGTGTCTATCAAAGATTCAGCATTGAAAGTTAACtattgaattaattatttgatacATTATATATCGAGACTTACACCActtttagtaaaaaatattcaaatgtgACTTTTTGTTACGTCAAATTCACGTAATATTatgtaataaataaaataattaagtgCAATTAGATAAATAACACGTGATTTACAAAACGAAAATGTATATTTATTTGTGcatagagaaagagaaagaaggggCATTTGGTGAAATATATGTATGCAATGTGGGTACAGAAAAGCCATCTTACTCATTGTACAACAATAAAGATAGCACTAATATAAAAGTAGAACACTAAATCAAAGATAAACAAAGAGACGACCTTGTAATTGATTATACTTTGAATCAGTCATCAAGACCATCATTTTAATGCTGCCCTGGTGGAAGAAATGGCTGCTTCAATGTCCCACTTGCAATCTACGACTGCCATTTTAAATTTGCAAAAGGGGTGTAAGTAGCAACACAAAGTACACAGACcttattaattacaaaaatttaaacttttaatttcaaaatttcaaagtacaaattactaaaaaaatttatataagagGGATTATCGAATTGTGTTAATTTGAATGTGCTCTTTAGTAACTTTCAGTGATgtaatatgtaaattaattgcTACAATATATGTATGTGTGAACAAATTAATTGCTATAATATATGTGTGTGAATTTGTTAAGGAAAAGATAGTCAAAAGGGTTGCCATTCTAACTTATGCGGCTGTTAACGTAGGAGacttaaattttcatgtgATCACATTTCTTTGACTTAGGCTGCCTTCTGGCAAAAtcatattttccatttcttttcagATTCTGGCACTgctataataaataaatggaaAAGTCTAAAACTTATCACTCTTTATGCACcggtaataaaattttaaaatctctatctgtgcttaatcgattaaaacaTGTgtatttagttaaaaaaaaatctgtcAATATTAAACATAGttatacaaaaataataatctaaAATATAGTTTaccatattaaatttttttatgttccTTAATTTCCAGCAATATTGTTGAAATTATAcgattaaatatataatttttcgATGATGATGGTAACTTTTGAAAGCAACGTGTAATATTTTAGGCTAAAATGAGGAAATCCGTTCAAGATTGGTAGGCGACACAACTCAAGAGataggataaaaataattttcaattacATAATCTATGCGTGTTAGttaaaagagaaatttttAATGCTCATTCTTAAAGCATTTGTAGGCTACGTACGTCATATATGAAAACATATTGCATattgagttaaaaaaataaggaattgatattgttttgtttatttttatattattggATTACTCAAAGAACGAcatgaaatataaattaacaATATTTATGAATAATTCAAGTAATCCAACTGTTGAACAttaacattttcttttaaagataCACAAGGATAAGTAACTCTTGATCTTTACAATACAGCATAGGCTATGGTTGAGTAACCAGAGGTAAGCTTTACCTTATTGTATGGtggaagaaattaaaaaaaagaatgatgaTTGCCGACTGAATTTGAATTGCATTGAATTCATTGCTTGCACGTCCCAGGTTGCCCTCTGCTGTGGTCCCCCAACCGCGTTACCTTATATTGCTGTTAGACTACGAACAGATGCACCCCACCGCCACTCCGCTTTTGGCCTTTTTGCCAGTATAAAGGGCAACCTAGTAGTAACGTTTATGCAGTGGCATATGCTTCATCATCAATTCATGTGCAATATTAAcgtatttattgttttattattcaCTCCTATGTTCATTACCAAAAATTGGAGGcctaaaagaaatattcaaactCCGGTCCAGGCCGGGAAGTGGATATTCGTTTGGAGTTGCAGGCCTTTCACCATAATGATCTAATGATAGAGGCTCCCCATCTCTCCTTTCACCCCCACTAAAACTCTTGTCAACcattatttgaattatctaattatttctaaattatttatttcactcATTTAAACTTGTTAACTGTTTTAGCTTTTAGGAACAAAAAATTAACTGAATTTCATGAAGCATCCTCTAAGATTTGCTTTAACTAATAACTTAGCAACTGACATGCAAACATGTGTGAAATGTTAAAGATGTAACAGATATGTTCTCAAATTAAATCATAGAGGAtcccttctttttcctcttgttCTTAGGTTTTACAGCATCTTTCAATGTTTTCTGCCCTTTAGTCTGCATTTCAGTTTCAGATGCATCAACAGCTGACAATTTTGGATTAACATCTTTATACGGCTCCTCTCTTTCAGCTTCTCCAGGCTTTTCGTCACTACTTGACCCCTTTTTCTTATTGGGAGTTGATAAGCCTACAAATTCCACAGGTGAGAAGACACAGATCAACTTGTGTTTTATGCTAAACTAATGACTTCTTTCCAAGTTCTTCAGATAAAATCGATCCCATTTGCAACCCAGTTGTTCGACAGTAAAGAAGTCTTTCATTCAAAAGAAAGTGTAAATAATTATTCATCAGGTACAACAGTATTCTAGTTTTGCAGGAAATGGACTTTCATAAAGTTGACCTCATTTTATGTAAGGTTAGATCCTATTCCTAAACCAAGAGATGTTTAGATACGGTAAAAGTAAAGGACCAACCTAGCAATGGTGGTACTCTAGCAACTTAACTTTTAGATAATTGGTCTTGATTGTTAACAGCATTAGGCTTTTGTCTTTTGAGTTTCTATCCACACATCTAAGACTATGATATAAATCAAACCCTATATCTTATTAAGATCCCGACTGGACCACTTTTATGTTTATGAGAAACAAAGATTATTCATGGAGAGAATGTACATGCAGTGACTTGGATACCATGAACATGAGGGTAAGTAATAGTTATGTCAACTTGTGCAAAATAAAGCCAGCAGCTGGATCCTAACTTGAAGGTAATGAATGAGACCAAGCACTTAAATGAGGATGGTAAAAGTTCACTAGTAAGAAGTTTGAGAAACACACACTGGCCATTTTTCAGTAGGGGaaccaaaaaaaggaaaaaaaatgcataCCTTTTGAAGCTAGTGAAGCTTTCAAAAATTCTGGATCAACACCTTTTGAGTAAGGATCCCTGAGGAGCAAGAAAAAGTTTTAGCATTAGCTAAAAGagtttaatgaattaaaatgTAAAGACAGAAAGCCTCTGGTTCTTTAACTTCCCACAAAATCATATCTTATCACATAACACAaatagaacaaaaaaaaaaatgcagcTAACCCTGAAGAAAGGACTTAAACATTCGCAACAAGAAAGATAGGTTGCAGAATACATCccaaaaatttattgaatGGCAGGGAATTCTCCTAGCCATATACTGAAGGAGTGCAAGATTTCTATAAATAAGTTCCAGTCACAAAGCATTATGTGAGAAACTAAAGCTTATTAGATGATACATgcaacaaacatcatcaatgTGGTGCTCACCCTTTTTGCTCTAGTTTCAGTTTAAAATGTCATATCAAGTTTTTCAATGTGGTAAACTTGTCAAATATTCACCACTTAAAGTAAATAGACAGtgtattttggataaaaccAGCTCAAACAAATTTCATGCATATTTTGAAACTATACTCAAGCTTTGATAGCATAATGAAGTTGTAGCATAAATAATAAACCAGcaaaacaaacaagaaaaataatattgcactgcatttgaaaatttagaaagGTATATGCATCCATTGATCTAGTCAAAACAAGGTTCGAATCATACTGAACCCTAAATAGTTGATCCTTGTTGATCAATTCTTCAAAATTCCGTCATATTGTGAAAGAatagaacaagaaaaagatattaaatCATATAATATGATAATCAAAACATCAGAGATATTTTGGTTAAGGATCAATTCAATAAATCAGATGTGTTCTATCAATTGtagtcaaaataaaaagagctGCTTCAATGATTGATTCATCATGGTCATAACTCCATTTCAATTGGGATTATAAAGATTTTAATCTGAAACAAAGGAACACTAAATTGAAATGCATAGAAAAGATAAGGCACTATAAAGGGGCTAAGGTTCTTTTCAcagttttggttaaaatacaATTCAAAAGTTCCCAGAAACTAAGTAAATatacaaattatatataagtatataaGAATATTGACAGGCTAAAATCTTACCAACTAAATGGGCCACCGATAAAATTGATACCATTGACATCTGTCCCACTTCTCAGTGCAGATAATTTTGAATCAGCCTCATCATCATTACTTTGACCTATACAGCTTTCCCTCGATACAAGTTTCAATCTCTCCATATATTGACCTGCCAACTCAACGCCCTTATTATCAAGGGATTGGTTTTGGCTCTCTTTTATATTAGTACCAACACAACTAGGCTCACGCTTGATCTTCTGTAAAGCTCTTTTTGAGTTGTATGCTTCAACCTACATCAATTTATTGGACAAGTATTATTCTAGGCAGACAATAAAAGCTCGATGAGCAAATGCTACTTGAAACAAGTAAGAAGATCGAAGAGGAAGAATTTGTTTCTTTCGCTAGATGCATATTCAACAAACGTTGGAAAAGAGTTTTGTATTGGAT from Theobroma cacao cultivar B97-61/B2 chromosome 5, Criollo_cocoa_genome_V2, whole genome shotgun sequence carries:
- the LOC18599512 gene encoding cellulose synthase-like protein D3 codes for the protein MASKSFKGSRSSLSISSDAAESHKPPIPPTVTFGRRTSSGRYVSYSRDDLDSELGSSDFMNYTVHIPPTPDNQPMDPSISQKVEEQYVSNSLFTGGFNSVTRAHLMDKVIESEANHPQMAGAKGSSCAIPGCDAKVMSDERGADILPCECDFKICRDCYIDAVKTGGGMCPGCKEPYKNTDLDETAVDNNARPLPLPPPGTMSKMERRLSLMKSTKSVLMRSQTGDFDHNRWLFETRGTYGYGNAIWPKDGNLGNGNNDEVVEPQELISKPWRPLTRKLKIPAAVLSPYRLLIFLRVVVLALFLAWRINHPNNDAIWLWGMSVVCEIWFAFSWLLDQLPKLCPINRATDLNVLKDKFETPSPSNPTGKSDLPGIDVFVSTADPEKEPPLVTANTILSILAADYPVEKLACYVSDDGGALLTFEAMAEAASFANIWVPFCRKHGIEPRNPESYFNLKRDPYKNKVKPDFVKDRRRVKREYDEFKVRINSLPDSIRRRSDAYHAREEIKAMKLQRQNREDEPVESVKIPKATWMADGTHWPGTWLNAASEHSRGDHAGIIQVMLKPPSDEPLYGTADDGPIDLTDVDIRLPLLVYVSREKRPGYDHNKKAGAMNALVRASAIMSNGPFILNLDCDHYIYNSQAMREGMCFMMDRGGDRICYVQFPQRFEGIDPSDRYANHNTVFFDVNMRALDGLMGPVYVGTGCLFRRVALYGFDPPRSKEHHPGCCSCCFFGRNNKHSSMAHTPEENHALRMGDSDDEEMNLSLLPKRFGNSTFLIDSIPIAEFQGRPLADHPAVKNGRPPGALTIPRELLDASTVAEAISVISCWYEDKTEWGHRVGWIYGSVTEDVVTGYRMHNRGWKSVYCVTKRDAFRGTAPINLTDRLHQVLRWATGSVEIFFSRNNAFLASPRMKLLQRIAYLNVGIYPFTSIFLIVYCFLPALSLFSGQFIVQTLNVTFLTYLLTITVTLCLLAVLEIKWSGIELEEWWRNEQFWLIGGTSAHLAAVLQGLLKVIAGIEISFTLTSKSAGDDVDDEFADLYVVKWTSLMIPPITIMMINLIAIAVGFSRTIYSVIPQWSRLLGGVFFSFWVLAHLYPFAKGLMGRRGRTPTIVFVWSGLIAITISLLWVAINPPSGTNQIGGSFQFP